The Lemur catta isolate mLemCat1 chromosome 8, mLemCat1.pri, whole genome shotgun sequence genome has a segment encoding these proteins:
- the LOC123643807 gene encoding small cysteine and glycine repeat-containing protein 6-like, producing MGCCGCGSCGGSGGGCGGGCGGCGGGCGGGCGSCSSCRCSRVGCCSSCCPCCRGCCGGCCSAPVICCCRRSCSSCGCGGGCGKGCCQQKCCCRQSCSCKRQCCC from the coding sequence ATGGGTTGCTGTGGCTGTGGAAGTTGTGGTGGCAGCGGTGGTGGctgtggtggtggctgtggtggctgTGGTGGTGGCTGCGGTGGCGGCTgtggcagctgcagcagctgcaggtgcTCCCGGGTGGgctgctgctccagctgctgcccctgctgccgCGGCTGCTGTGGGGGGTGCTGCAGCGCGCCCGTGatctgctgctgccgccgctccTGCAGCTCGTGTGGCTGCGGCGGGGGCTGCGGGAAGGGCTGTTGCCAGCAGAAGTGCTGCTGCCGGCAGAGCTGCAGCTGCAAGAGGCAGTGCTGCTGCTAG